The following proteins are encoded in a genomic region of Ostrinia nubilalis chromosome 1, ilOstNubi1.1, whole genome shotgun sequence:
- the LOC135076594 gene encoding uncharacterized protein LOC135076594, translated as MLRTVVVISMFIVCCYCSDNNELLEDARAKKKKNPARLWAMILLLVVAKVAVVKVVSFFLFYGLFQKLFYVMGLVLKYFLNRAKTPNPVYGAPQEYNTVGYSYGPPEQETFNDHENLPSITELGGSLKWLFDKN; from the exons ATGTTGAGGACCGTAGTTGTTATTTCAATGTTCATTGTGTGTTGTTATTGCTCGGATAATAACGAGCTTCTTGAGGACGCTCGtgcaaagaagaagaaaaacccAGCGAGACTTTGGG CTATGATCCTACTCCTGGTCGTGGCAAAGGTGGCGGTCGTCAAGGTGGTGTCCTTCTTCCTCTTCTACGGGCTGTTCCAAAAACTCTTCTACGTCATGGGCCTGGTCCTCAAGTACTTCCTGAACCGGGCGAAGACCCCCAATCCGGTCTACGGAGCCCCCCAGGAGTACAACACAGTGGGGTACAGCTACGGACCTCCTGAGCAAGAAACCTTTAATGATCATGAGAATTTACCCAGTATAACCGAGCTTGGGGGATCTCTCAAGTGGCTGTTTGATAAGAATTAG